A section of the Meles meles chromosome 8, mMelMel3.1 paternal haplotype, whole genome shotgun sequence genome encodes:
- the SLC37A4 gene encoding glucose-6-phosphate exchanger SLC37A4 isoform X2 has translation MAAQGYGYYRTVIFSAMFGGYSLYYFNRKTFSFVMPSLVEEIPLDKDDLGLITSSQAAAYAISKFVSGVLSDQMSARWLFSSGLLLVGLVNIAFSWSSMVPVFAALWFLNGLAQGLGWPPCGKILRKWFEPSQFGTWWAILSASMNLAGGLGPILATILAQSYSWRSTLALSGALCVVVSFLCLLLIHNEPADVGLRNLDPTPSKGKKGSSYMSALEVGGLVGSIAAGYLSDRAMAKAGLSIYGNPRHGLLLFMMAGMTVSMYLFRVTVTSDSPKLWILVLGAVFGFCSYGPIALFGVIANESAPPNLCGTSHAIVGLMANVGGFLAGLPFSTIAKHYSWSTAFWVAEVICAASTAAFFLLRNIRTKMGHVPKKAE, from the exons ATGGCGGCCCAAGGCTACGGCTATTACCGCACTGTGATCTTCTCAGCCATGTTCGGAGGCTACAGCCTGTATTACTTCAACCGCAAGACCTTCTCCTTTGTCATGCCATCGTTGGTGGAGGAGATCCCTCTGGACAAGGATGACTTGG GGCTCATCACCAGCAGCCAGGCGGCAGCCTATGCCATCAGCAAGTTTGTGAGCGGGGTCCTGTCTGACCAGATGAGTGCTCGCTGGCTCTTCTCTTCGGGGCTGCTCCTGGTGGGCTTGGTCAATATAGCGTTTTCCTGGAGCTCCATGGTACCTGTCTTTGCTGCTCTGTGGTTCCTCAACGGCCTGGCACAGGGGCTGGGCTGGCCTCCTTGTGGGAAGATCCTGCGGAAG TGGTTCGAGCCATCGCAGTTTGGCACTTGGTGGGCCATCCTGTCCGCCAGCATGAACCTGGCTGGAGGGCTGGGCCCTATCCTGGCCACCATCCTGGCCCAGAGCTATAGCTGGCGCAGCACGCTGGCCCTGTCGGGGGCTCTCTGTGTGGtggtctccttcctctgcctcctgctcatcCACAATGAACCTGCAGACGTCGGACTCCGAAACTTGGACCCCACCCCCTCCAAGGGCAAGAAGG GTAGCTCCTACATGAGTGCCCTGGAGGTTGGGGGCCTTGTAGGCAGCATCGCAGCTGGCTACCTGTCCGACCGGGCCATGGCAAAG GCGGGGCTGTCCATCTACGGGAACCCTCGCCACGGCCTGTTGCTGTTCATGATGGCTGGCATGACTGTGTCAATGTACCTCTTCCGGGTAACTGTGACCAGTGACTCCCCCAAG CTCTGGATCCTGGTGCTGGGAGCTGTGTTTGGTTTCTGTTCTTACGGTCCCATTGCCTTGTTCGGAGTTATAGCCAACGAGAGCGCCCCTCCCAACTTGTGCGGCACCTCCCACGCCATTGTGGGACTCATGGCCAACG TGGGCGGCTTTCTGGCTGGGCTGCCCTTCAGCACCATTGCCAAGCACTACAGCTGGAGCACAGCCTTCTGGGTGGCCGAAGTGATCTGTGCGGCCAGCACAgctgccttctttctcctccGAAACATCCGCACCAAGATGGGCCATGTGCCCAAGAAGGCTGAGTGA
- the CENATAC gene encoding centrosomal AT-AC splicing factor isoform X2, with product MAPAQRCPLCRQTFFCGRGHVYSRKHQRTLKAALERLLPQVEAARKAVRAAQVERYVPEHERRCWCLCCGCEVRKHLSHGNLTVLHGGLLEHLASPEHKKATNRFWWENKAEFQMKEKFLISPQDYARFKKSMVKGLDTYEEKEDEVIKEMAAQIREVEHSRQELVRSVLEPQPVPDPEEGSSALGSWKGTNSLVASTSQQPSYLDLPPAPELDWMETGQPLTFIGHQDTPGIGNIHSGATPPWMVQDEEYSSGNQQIGPSYEEFLKEKEKQKLKKLPPDRVGANFDHSSSTSIGWLPSFGRVWNNGRRWQSRHQFKTEAAARNKQSHKKSQSLTDTFSSQQTHT from the exons ATGGCGCCGGCGCAGCGGTGCCCCCTGTGCCGCCAGACCTTCTTCTGTGGTCGCGGACACGTCTACAGTCGCAAGCACCAGCGGACGCTGAAGGCAGCTTTGGAGCGGCTCCTGCCCCAG GTAGAGGCCGCCCGCAAGGCCGTCCGCGCAGCCCAGGTGGAGCGCTACGTGCCGGAGCACGAGCGGCGCTGCTGGTGCCTTTGCTGCGGCTGTGAGGTGCGGAAACACCTAAGCCACGGAAACTTGACCGTGCTGCACGGGGGACTGCTGGAGCATCTGGCCAG CCCAGAGCACAAGAAAGCAACCAACAGATTCTGGTGGGAGAACAAGGCTGAgttccaaatgaaagagaagtttcTGATCTCCCCCCAGGACTATGCCAG attcaaGAAATCCATGGTGAAAGGTCTGGATACCTATGAGGAAAAGGAGGATGAGGTGATCAAAGAA ATGGCAGCTCAGATTCGTGAAGTGGAGCACAGCCGGCAGGAGCTGGTTCGATCTGTCTTAGAG CCTCAGCCAGTGCCAGACCCAGAAGAAGGCTCTTCAGCACTTGGAAGCTGGAAAGGGACCAACAG TCTAGTGGCCTCCACCTCACAACAGCCCTCCTACTTGGACCTGCCACCTGCCCCAGAGCTTGACTGGATGGAGACAGGACAACCTTTGACATTCATCGGCCATCAG GATACACCAGGAATTGGTAACATCCACTCAG GTGCTACACCTCCTTGGATGGTCCAGGATGAAGAATACAGCTCTGGAAACCAACAAATAGGACCATCCTATGAAGAATTCCTTAAAGAAA aggaaaaacagaaattgaAGAAACTCCCCCCAGACAGAGTTGGGGCCAACTTTGATCATAGCTCCAGCACCAGCATAGGCTGGCTGCCCTCTTTCGGCCGGGTCTGGAATAATGGACGCCGCTGGCAATCCAG acaTCAGTTCAAAACGGAAGCTGCAGCAAGGAACAAACAGTCACATAAAAAAAGCCAGTCGTTAACGGATACTTTTTCAAGTCAACAAACCCATACCTAA
- the TRAPPC4 gene encoding trafficking protein particle complex subunit 4, whose product MAIFSVYVVNKAGGLIYQLDSYAPRAEAEKTFSYPLDLLLKLHDERVLVAFGQRDGIRVGHAVLAINGVDVNGKYTADGKEVLEYLGNPANYPVSIRFGRPRLTSNEKLMLASMFHSLFAIGSQLSPEQGSSGIEMLETDTFKLHCFQTLTGIKFVVLADPRQAGIDSLLRKIYEIYSDFALKNPFYSLEMPIRCELFDQNLKLALEVAEKAGTFGPGS is encoded by the exons ATGGCGATTTTTAGCGTGTATGTGGTGAACAAAGCTGGCGGCCTGATCTACCAGTTGGACAGCTACGCGCCACGGGCCGAGGCTGAGAAAACTTTCAGTTACCCCCTTGACCTGCTGCTGAAGCTGCACGACGAGCGTGTGCTGGTTGCCTTCGGCCAGCGCGACGGCATCCGGG TGGGCCACGCAGTGCTGGCCATCAATGGCGTGGACGTGAACGGCAAGTACACGGCCGATGGGAAAGAGGTGCTGGAGTACTTGGGCAACCCTGCCAATTACCCGGTGTCCATTCGATTCGGCCGACCGCGCCTCACCTCCAATGAGAAGCTCATGCTGGCCTCCATGTTCCACTC GCTGTTTGCAATCGGTTCCCAGCTGTCTCCAGAACAGGGCAGCTCAGGCATTGAGATGCTGGAGACGGACACCTTCAAACTGCACTGCTTCCAGACACTGACAG GGATCAAGTTTGTGGTCCTGGCAGATCCTAGGCAAGCTGGAATAGATTCTCTTCTCCGAAAGATTTATGAGATCTACTCAGACTTTGCTCTCAAGAATCCATTCTACTCCCTGGAAATGCCCATCAG GTGTGAGCTGTTTGACCAGAACCTGAAGTTAGCCCTGGAGGTGGCAGAGAAGGCTGGAACATTTGGACCTGGGTCATAG
- the RPS25 gene encoding 40S ribosomal protein S25, whose amino-acid sequence MPPKDDKKKKDAGKSAKKDKDPVNKSGGKAKKKKWSKGKVRDKLNNLVLFDKATYDKLCKEVPNYKLITPAVVSERLKIRGSLARAALQELLSKGLIKLVSKHRAQVIYTRNTKGGDAPAAGEDA is encoded by the exons ATG CCGCCCAAGGatgacaagaagaagaaagatgccGGAAAATCGgccaaaaaagacaaagacccaGTGAACAAATCTGGGGGCAAGGCCAAAAAGAAG AAGTGGTCCAAAGGCAAAGTTCGGGACAAGCTGAATAATTTGGTCTTGTTTGACAAAGCGACATATGACAAACTCTGTAAAGAAGTTCCCAACTATAAGCTTATAACTCCAGCTGTTGTCTCTGAGAGACTGAAGATTCGAGGTTccctggccagggcagcccttcaGGAGCTCCTTAGTAAAG gaCTTATTAAACTGGTTTCAAAGCACAGAGCTCAAGTAATTTACACCAGAAACACCAAGGGTGGAGATGCCCCAGCTGCTGGTGAAGATGCATGA
- the SLC37A4 gene encoding glucose-6-phosphate exchanger SLC37A4 isoform X1 codes for MAAQGYGYYRTVIFSAMFGGYSLYYFNRKTFSFVMPSLVEEIPLDKDDLGLITSSQAAAYAISKFVSGVLSDQMSARWLFSSGLLLVGLVNIAFSWSSMVPVFAALWFLNGLAQGLGWPPCGKILRKWFEPSQFGTWWAILSASMNLAGGLGPILATILAQSYSWRSTLALSGALCVVVSFLCLLLIHNEPADVGLRNLDPTPSKGKKGSSKEESTLQDLLLSPYLWVLSTGYLVVFGVKTCCTDWGQFFLIQEKGQSVLVGSSYMSALEVGGLVGSIAAGYLSDRAMAKAGLSIYGNPRHGLLLFMMAGMTVSMYLFRVTVTSDSPKLWILVLGAVFGFCSYGPIALFGVIANESAPPNLCGTSHAIVGLMANVGGFLAGLPFSTIAKHYSWSTAFWVAEVICAASTAAFFLLRNIRTKMGHVPKKAE; via the exons ATGGCGGCCCAAGGCTACGGCTATTACCGCACTGTGATCTTCTCAGCCATGTTCGGAGGCTACAGCCTGTATTACTTCAACCGCAAGACCTTCTCCTTTGTCATGCCATCGTTGGTGGAGGAGATCCCTCTGGACAAGGATGACTTGG GGCTCATCACCAGCAGCCAGGCGGCAGCCTATGCCATCAGCAAGTTTGTGAGCGGGGTCCTGTCTGACCAGATGAGTGCTCGCTGGCTCTTCTCTTCGGGGCTGCTCCTGGTGGGCTTGGTCAATATAGCGTTTTCCTGGAGCTCCATGGTACCTGTCTTTGCTGCTCTGTGGTTCCTCAACGGCCTGGCACAGGGGCTGGGCTGGCCTCCTTGTGGGAAGATCCTGCGGAAG TGGTTCGAGCCATCGCAGTTTGGCACTTGGTGGGCCATCCTGTCCGCCAGCATGAACCTGGCTGGAGGGCTGGGCCCTATCCTGGCCACCATCCTGGCCCAGAGCTATAGCTGGCGCAGCACGCTGGCCCTGTCGGGGGCTCTCTGTGTGGtggtctccttcctctgcctcctgctcatcCACAATGAACCTGCAGACGTCGGACTCCGAAACTTGGACCCCACCCCCTCCAAGGGCAAGAAGG gctCCTCGAAGGAGGAGAGCACCTTACAGGACCTGCTGCTGTCCCCCTACCTGTGGGTGCTCTCCACTGGCTACCTTGTGGTATTTGGAGTAAAGACCTGCTGCACTGACTGGGGCCAGTTCTTCCTTATCCAGGAGAAAGGACAGTCAGTCCTCGTGG GTAGCTCCTACATGAGTGCCCTGGAGGTTGGGGGCCTTGTAGGCAGCATCGCAGCTGGCTACCTGTCCGACCGGGCCATGGCAAAG GCGGGGCTGTCCATCTACGGGAACCCTCGCCACGGCCTGTTGCTGTTCATGATGGCTGGCATGACTGTGTCAATGTACCTCTTCCGGGTAACTGTGACCAGTGACTCCCCCAAG CTCTGGATCCTGGTGCTGGGAGCTGTGTTTGGTTTCTGTTCTTACGGTCCCATTGCCTTGTTCGGAGTTATAGCCAACGAGAGCGCCCCTCCCAACTTGTGCGGCACCTCCCACGCCATTGTGGGACTCATGGCCAACG TGGGCGGCTTTCTGGCTGGGCTGCCCTTCAGCACCATTGCCAAGCACTACAGCTGGAGCACAGCCTTCTGGGTGGCCGAAGTGATCTGTGCGGCCAGCACAgctgccttctttctcctccGAAACATCCGCACCAAGATGGGCCATGTGCCCAAGAAGGCTGAGTGA
- the CENATAC gene encoding centrosomal AT-AC splicing factor isoform X1, with the protein MAPAQRCPLCRQTFFCGRGHVYSRKHQRTLKAALERLLPQVEAARKAVRAAQVERYVPEHERRCWCLCCGCEVRKHLSHGNLTVLHGGLLEHLASPEHKKATNRFWWENKAEFQMKEKFLISPQDYARFKKSMVKGLDTYEEKEDEMAAQIREVEHSRQELVRSVLEPQPVPDPEEGSSALGSWKGTNSLVASTSQQPSYLDLPPAPELDWMETGQPLTFIGHQDTPGIGNIHSGATPPWMVQDEEYSSGNQQIGPSYEEFLKEKEKQKLKKLPPDRVGANFDHSSSTSIGWLPSFGRVWNNGRRWQSRCDPVSGPQPTIPLEMSAFIPLTFISFQTSVQNGSCSKEQTVT; encoded by the exons ATGGCGCCGGCGCAGCGGTGCCCCCTGTGCCGCCAGACCTTCTTCTGTGGTCGCGGACACGTCTACAGTCGCAAGCACCAGCGGACGCTGAAGGCAGCTTTGGAGCGGCTCCTGCCCCAG GTAGAGGCCGCCCGCAAGGCCGTCCGCGCAGCCCAGGTGGAGCGCTACGTGCCGGAGCACGAGCGGCGCTGCTGGTGCCTTTGCTGCGGCTGTGAGGTGCGGAAACACCTAAGCCACGGAAACTTGACCGTGCTGCACGGGGGACTGCTGGAGCATCTGGCCAG CCCAGAGCACAAGAAAGCAACCAACAGATTCTGGTGGGAGAACAAGGCTGAgttccaaatgaaagagaagtttcTGATCTCCCCCCAGGACTATGCCAG attcaaGAAATCCATGGTGAAAGGTCTGGATACCTATGAGGAAAAGGAGGATGAG ATGGCAGCTCAGATTCGTGAAGTGGAGCACAGCCGGCAGGAGCTGGTTCGATCTGTCTTAGAG CCTCAGCCAGTGCCAGACCCAGAAGAAGGCTCTTCAGCACTTGGAAGCTGGAAAGGGACCAACAG TCTAGTGGCCTCCACCTCACAACAGCCCTCCTACTTGGACCTGCCACCTGCCCCAGAGCTTGACTGGATGGAGACAGGACAACCTTTGACATTCATCGGCCATCAG GATACACCAGGAATTGGTAACATCCACTCAG GTGCTACACCTCCTTGGATGGTCCAGGATGAAGAATACAGCTCTGGAAACCAACAAATAGGACCATCCTATGAAGAATTCCTTAAAGAAA aggaaaaacagaaattgaAGAAACTCCCCCCAGACAGAGTTGGGGCCAACTTTGATCATAGCTCCAGCACCAGCATAGGCTGGCTGCCCTCTTTCGGCCGGGTCTGGAATAATGGACGCCGCTGGCAATCCAGGTGTGATCCAGTGTCAGGACCCCAACCCACTATCCCTCTGGAGATGTCAGCCTTTATCCCACTaaccttcatttcttttcagacaTCAGTTCAAAACGGAAGCTGCAGCAAGGAACAAACAGTCACATAA